The window TACAGAAGCCCTTATTTATAACAAATACAACTAATAAAGCAACAAACCCAATAGCACAATCAAATCTGTTATGGACAATTGACACATGTACGGTTAATATGATGCCCTTTGGCATCATATCAAGTGGTATTTAatctttttctatttattagaaGCGAAATTTTATATTGATCTACACTAagcagagaaggaaaaaaaaaaaagttaaattcaaaatgaaatagaataaagaaaaatgcGCTAATCACTATTACAATCCACTACTTGCGATTGGTACCCTAAACCACCAATATTCTCTCTTGGATGAAAAAACCACCAACCTTTTGTCCGTTATCTGTATGTTTCGGTTTGTCCGCCGGCCCATTACCACTAACAGGTACTCCATTGGTCAGGCCCAGTATACTGTTGAAATTGGTAAATGAGGCTCATAAACGAAATGGGCCTGGGTGAAGTTAATCGAAGCTCAAATCCGAACGAACGGGTCCTCAACTCACCCAAATTCTCGTCGAGAATCGAGATCGCACTGCGAGATTTCGTCCAAGTCTGAGAGTCTTCGACTGAGAGaaggagaggaggaagaagaagacggagGAAATGACGGTGTTTCACTTCTTCAACTGCGCCATCCTGACGTTCGGCCCTCACGCCGTCTACTACTCCGCCACGCCGCTGTACACCCGTCCTACTCTTCTTTTTTTCGTTCGGATCTTTTACGCTCTCACAAATCACACCCAATTCACTTCGTCTTCTTCcccaaatcaaaaccctaactcGATTGTGCGATTTAATTGTGCAGATCGGAGTACGATACGCTCGGTACTTCCATCAAAGCAGCTTTGGTTTATCTCGGAACAGCTTTGGTGAAGGTTCGTTAGTATTAATTCGTGGTTAATTCAACTGATATGATTAGAAAAATCGCattttatgtaaaattataGTAATTTGATGTAATTTCAACAGAAATGGCTGCTAAtggtttttgtttattaaatcTGTGTTCTGCAGCTGGTTTGTTTGGCAACTTTTCTGAAGGTATCTGACAATGAGAGCTTCGATCCGTATCAGGTATTTTCTATATTTGTTTTAGTTGAAATGTATCTTTCCGAATAGAAATGTCAATTTTCGAGAAGTTCATGGTGGTTCCCATGTTTGTAGATGAAGTTTTATCGTAATTTGGCTAGTGTTGCATTTAAAGATTATAAATTTAGACTGAAATAAGCAAATTCTTAATGCTTTTTTTCGGGTTTCAGGAATTGTTGAAAGCTTTAATCGGTTTTATAGACGTTGCTGGACTTTACTATGCTTTGACTCAGCTGACCCACAGGAATATCTCTCAGAATCATAAATTTCAAGCTGTGGGACTTGGTGAGTAGCGCGTGGAAAACGAAAATGAtaagttttgattcattttagaACAATTTTGAAGCTTTTTTGTTCCCTATTTGCAGGATGGGCTTTTGCTGATTCTGTTCTTCATAGATTGGCACCGCTATGGGTGGGTGCTAGAGGACTAGAATTCACCTGGGATTACATTCTCCAAGGCCTTGAAGCAAATGCCAATCTGGTATTCAATTGTTTCGTTTCTTTGTTTCTTACATTGTAGTTTTCTTATCAAACAGGTCGGCCAGAATGCTCGTTGATAGGTTTGTGGATATAGAATGCTAAAATCCCCTTTGACTTTGGGAGCCTGAAAGTGACATAATGATTTCATGTTAGGCATACTTCAATTATACGTCCTATGTTAACAAACTTCATTAATataacttcaaattttttttcttctttaatggATTAAATTTGCCTATCTTTGTTAATCAGTTCCTGTTCACTCTCTTTATTCAGGTCTTGAGTATATCCCTTGCTGCATTTGGATCTTTGATGTGGCTTCGGAAAAACAAGCCTAAGATTATGATTCCTTTAATATACGTATGTGCAGGAGTTGTGGCAACCATGCCATCTATCACAAGGTCAGCTTCTTAACTTCTCTTAGTTCTACCACTGCTTGAAAAATTCTTTGCCTTTAACATCTACTCATCGTTATGGCACATTGATACTCTAGGTAACGtatttctttccctttcccttaaAAATAGTGATAACTCTATGTCCCACAAATTCTAAACCTACCTTTCTCTTTCGTTTTCAAATTCTGATTGGTAGGGCTGGTTCCGTTCATCAATTGTCAAGTGTAACAACTAGATTGCACTCTTTTTAAGTTTCTCTCCCTTGTCTAACTCACTTATCGTTTATGCAGCTATCTGAGGCGAGGCCTGTGTTGGCAATTTCCGGATGTGGTGGTGTTTGAACTAGGTACCTCTCTATTGATGGCCCTCATCAGTTGGCAGCTCTTCGCTTATTGTCAGAGACCCTCTACCCGAAACAACCAATCATAACCCCCCAACATATGACTACCAGTCAGAAAAGGTCTTCAGGATTAGAATATCTTCTGTTCTCTGTTTCTTCGAATGGTTACCCTTcggttttattattttaaatcatTGGTATGTAGAGATTATTC of the Pyrus communis chromosome 1, drPyrComm1.1, whole genome shotgun sequence genome contains:
- the LOC137708444 gene encoding uncharacterized protein yields the protein MTVFHFFNCAILTFGPHAVYYSATPLSEYDTLGTSIKAALVYLGTALVKLVCLATFLKVSDNESFDPYQELLKALIGFIDVAGLYYALTQLTHRNISQNHKFQAVGLGWAFADSVLHRLAPLWVGARGLEFTWDYILQGLEANANLVLSISLAAFGSLMWLRKNKPKIMIPLIYVCAGVVATMPSITSYLRRGLCWQFPDVVVFELGTSLLMALISWQLFAYCQRPSTRNNQS